AATCATCAAATATGCAGTTGAAGCTATTACTGAAAACTAAAGAAATCAGCTACTGGAGATCCAACTTTTTCTGGTGTCTTGTCGTTGGTGCTCCCGTTCTCGTATTATCCAAAACCCAAAACACACATTTTTGGAAAACCAAAGTCATCTTTGCAGGCTTGTTCTGGACTACTTTCATACAAGGAGTTTTGGCCAGTTATGTCCAATTCAAATTGGGAATCACCTTTCTCAAGAAATTCGTCCAATTCGTACGAAACAGAGGTTCTGGTGCAACAATGGATATACTTGTTTGTATTTCCACGATGATTTCCTATCTATTCTCTGTTTTATCAACTGTGGTGTGTGTCTGGAACGGAACAACCTCAAAACCTCCACTTGTCTTATTTGACACCAGCACAATGATAATTTTATATATCTCCATCGGCAAATGGCTCGAAAATAGAGCCAAAGGTGCTACTTCAACCGctttgtccaagttgatatcTTTAACACCAGGAAATTGTGTTATTGTAAGTGATATTCCAAAGTATGAAAGTTATCTCCAATCACTTCGTCAAGAAAAGGCCGGTGAAACAAAGTTAGAAGAAGGTGAGAACTTCCCCACGAAAACcattgaaattgatttgGTTCAAAAAAACGATATTGCCATAGTTCTTCCTGGAGCCAAAGTACCAGCTGACGGTGAAATAATCTTCGGTGATTCCGAAATCGATGAAAGTTTATTAACTGGTGAAAGTTTGCCCGTCTATAAAAAAGTTGGTGACAAAGTCATCGGAGGATCTGTCAATGGTCCTGGTTTATTGCATGTTCAAGTGACTAAGATAGGAAAGAACTCCCAATTACAAAAAATAATCAAATTGGTCAAGGAATCCCAAATGAGCAAGGCTCCAGTTCAGAGATACAGTGATTATATTGCTTCCAGATTCGTTCCTTGTATCTTGATCTTGGCATTTTTGACGTTTGCATTTTGGGTTGGCTTCTGCTTCAtgaaatcatcacctttgCCAAAAGTGTTCCAAATGGAAGAGAATGGTAAGTTCTTCGTATGCCTCAAGTTGGCTATTTCTGTAATTGTCGTGGCATGTCCTTGTGCTTTAGGTTTGGCATCACCAACAGCAATTATGGTGGGTACTGGATTAGCAGCCAAAAATGGTGTATTAATTAAAGGGGGTGATATCTTGGAAAAAGCAAGCGATTTGCATATTATTTTGTTTGACAAAACGGGGACTTTAACCACAGGACAGATGAGTTTATCTTCTTATAAGATATTGAACCAAAAAATCTCCGACTTCGATTGGTGGCAGTTGATTGGAGGTCTTGAAAGCAGTTCAGAGCATCCTATTGCTAAAGCCTTAATGAAAATTTCTAGGAAGCAACTAGGGATGTTTGCAGAGGACAACTTTGCTCCAATGCTAAAGAACTTTGAATCTTTGACCGGTCTAGGAGTGAAAGGAGAATTAATCTATAACAAAGAAACCTTCAATCTAATTCTTGGAAACAAAAGATTACTTGAATTGTCAAGTATTCAAATGGATGAAATTGAGAGTACAAACACTTTGTTGTATGTTATCATTAACAATGAATGTCATGGGTACATAGAATTGAGTGACGAGATAAAACCTTCTGCAAAATCTGTGGTAAGTTATCTCAAGCACAAAAAGTATATTGTCGGCATGGTGACGGGAGATAACTACAAAGTTGCCGAAAAAGTTGGTAAAGAATTGGGCATTATCAAATCAAATATATTCAGTGAAGTGTCTCCTCTTCATAAAGACAAGATTGTTACAGATTTAAGAAACAAATTTGGAGGTCCGTCTAATGTCAAGATTtcttttgttggagatggtaTTAATGATGCACCAGCACTTTCCCAAGCTGATATTGGAATAGCTATTTCTAATGGAACTGAAATAGCCATTGAGAGTGCCGATATGGTTATCATGAATGAGAGTAATGATATTTTAGGTATTCCAATTGCTTTAGATATCAGCCAAAAAACATTCAGAAAGATTAAAATGAATTTTGTATGGGCCATGATATACAATATTTTCATGGTTCCATTTGCTATGGGATGCTTTTTACCCCTTGGGATAGTATTGCCACCTATGGCAGCTGGTTTGGCTATGGCTTTCAGTTCTATCAGTGTTGTTTTAAGCTCATTAATGCTCAATAGATGGAAATTCGATTTCAAACCTGATTACGATTACAAAGTTGATTATGAAAACTTTATGGAATTTGACCTTAAAGGATTTGATGTTGACGATTTTAATAGATTTACAAAGTaatttttgttttgtgtATGTTAATTCACAATAATTAATGTTAAGTCGTGTGTGACCATCCGCTAAATTTTTTATGAGTTTTAGTTGATGTCCATTTAGCCTAATCAAACAACCCAGGTTATATAGTAAAACATGGCCTAAaaatgttgaaaaaatGCTTTTCGATTTGATGTATAATTGACCATAGGCTGTACGTCTTTATATTCTGTAAAGCATCAATTTTAAATTTTATGTTATGCACAACTTTGCTTTTGTTAGGCAGATTTTGCCAATTTTACTATAAATACTGTAACCTTTGTATTTTTTTTCCCTTATCTCTATAGTAAACATGGATACTATTGACAAACTTGAAACTATTTCTGGTTTACGAAAGAGGAAGTTTCGGTCTAAGATCCCAAAGTTTAAATTTCTTTCCAAGCTCTttaacaagaagaaagctattatcaaggaattggaaagCATCTTAAAAagtatcaagaagatcaagaaattgaaggctGAGACCCCAGAGATTTCTACAAGAGGTCTATCAGAAAAGAAAGATGAAATTATAGAAAGTCTTTTAGTCAAGGTGTTTGTTGCTTTGAAGGACAGTGAATTGATAACCCCAATGCTAGAGTTCTCTCTCACTGACGAACAAGTAAGAGGAGGATTAGTCAAGACCACCGTTGACCTTTTGAAGGCAAATGTCATTCCATGGGAAGAAATATTCACAGCCTTAAAGGAAAGTGGATTAgctgttgaagttgttcGATTCTTATTAACAGACCCTGAAACTATAGAAGGAGAAATTGACTTAATTCTCGAATTGATTCCCAGattgattgaagaaaaagtcatCAATCTCgaagacttgttgaagattttaCCCCATACCTATACCACCACTACGAAAACTGGTACTACTACCACTGAAACCATCAGTTTTCCCTCTGGTGGGGATTCtgtccttgttgaactccCTATCACAACATTGTTGACATTTTTCGCAACCAACCAAACTTTGGTCGTTCCCACACCAACACCTACAGTCAATGGATTTTTGTGAAGTCACAAATATCTTGGAACAAAACAAACCGGCCATTTATCTACAGGTCATACTTACATCAAAGGTATCATATTAGAAAACATACAACACTTAATAAATTAAGCACTAAAAACTAGTTGACTTACAAAGCCAACAAAGCACCAGCAGCTAAAGCAGCAGCACCAACAGCGTATTGCTTGTTGGCAGCACCCTCCCAAGTAGAAACGTTGGCAACGGTGGTGTTAGCGGCAGAAGAAGTAGCAGCTGGACAGTCAGTGACTTCGGTACCACAAGAAGTGATGGTGACCAAGGTAGATTCGAGGTCAGTTTCAGTGACAGTGGCAGCAGAAACAACGGCTGAGAATAACAAAGCGACAGTGGAGAATTGCATTTTAACGATAGACTAAGTTGGATTAATAAACAAAAGTTTGAATagagaaaagaaaaaggaTTTTTACAATGTGGGAAAAATCGGGCTTTATATAAGCAAAACTTGGGAGGCAGTATTTGTGACGATCGGACATGTTGCCTTGCACAAAATAAACATAAAAAATAAATCGCCTCTAAGTGTGCAGACCACTGCCTAATGGGGATACTCGCTTGCACGTAGCCTACTGAAAGCGGTAGTGCGCTTCCCCTATTAAGTTGGTCTCGACCCACAGCCATGGTTCGATTATGTTTACGCACTAAAGCTCAGTTTTGTGTTCACTTTGTGTGTTGTTTTATCCCTCATTAGGAAAGTCATTACTCTCGTCCCCCGTTTTATAGCTCCCGGTTGTGACAATATGCAGTAGCCGGTAATATATGGCTGGGAATGTAATGAACAATTTTCTCGGGGGCCTCGAGTTGCTTTGTTGTGAAGGTCGACAATCATTGCTCGAATGGATATTATTTTGTGAAAAATTTCCTCCCTGCATTTTAGAGCCGCCTATCTCCAATTGTTCAGTCTAGTCGTTAACGAAATAGCCATTTACAATTAGAACAGTCAGTGAGTAAACCGGACGTTATTACAATtagttcaatttcatccCTCTATTATCTTTTGTTTCCGACTGGGACTAATTTTCGTATGTTTCAGAGGTGGAACTAGAGGTGATCTTcgaaaaaaattttcacgTCAAAAAGCCCACATGAAGGATTTCTTTTTTGTTTTTGCGAGAAGATGCCGCAATTGCAGATACCATACGTATGGTTGTAAAGATAACCGATGTATGTACAACGGTTTAATAGTGATCGTAAAGCACTCTATTTATCTCGGTCACTTACGTGCAATTATTCAGAAGATGGAATTTTGTAGTGAATTGCATAGATAGCTCTGCCAGCACGGTAGAACCGCCGCACGAGGAATGGTGCGCCGTCTCCGCTTTCTAAGAAGCGGAATTTTGTCAGGCTTTTTATATTTTCACTCTACTGTCTTTCTGTTTTTTTCTTCACAAGGAATTCCCCTATTACATTAAAAATTATATAATAGTTCTCTTGACGTTCTTTCTAGTATACCAGTCGATATAGTCCTTCAATGAGTTACGAATTCTCTTTTGGTCCTTGTTCTCTACAGCCACTTCCACAATActgttgaacttgtttaATTGCTTGACATCGTTGTTTGGTAGGCTGCTAAAGATATTCATTAACCAGTTTACCACTAAGTTGGGTGGCCCGAGAATGATGactttcaagatcaactcATTCATGTCATAGATGATCGTATCattgttggtattgttgaacCGGAAGATCAAACTGTGAATTAGTTTGTATAGGATTTGCTCCCCTTTGGATTCCAATACACTCAGAACCTTGAACTTAATGAGGGCTTCATCTCTgatatccacaaatgaAATAGGGAGATTCGAAGATCCAAAACTtatcaagtcaatcaaGTAATGAACGATGGAAATCACGCTCtcaaagttttccaaagaatCTATCAAAACCATCGAGCTCTCAATAGATGGATTCAATACCGCCGAATCATGTaaatcaaagaattgattTGGATAGTACATAAGGAAGTCATCCAACATCCGGAAGAAGTCCTCGATAACATCGGGGATCCCACTGATGTTCTTTGCTGAGCTCAATGATGTGAAAAAGTAATTGGCTTGCTCAACACCAAATTTGCACACAGTGTTTATCAAATCAGGCTCAAACGCCTCCTCATCTCCAAAGACCTTCAAGATAGTTCCACTCACATAAAGATAGCACCCGAAATTATTCACCTTAAATCCTTCAATCAATAATGTGATAATGTCTTTCAAGTTATCCAACAAGTAGATATTGAAGGATTCCACTGACACTTTGATTAACTTCATGATTTTCTCGTTAATGGTTAAATTGTTtaagtacttgaacaagtacttgttaACAATGGGAAgaacaacaccaacaaaggCTCCCACAGTCTTGTTCTCATAAATCTCATAGTCTTTGACCTTTAGGATCTTGAATAAAGCTGCTAAAAGTTCGAATTTTTGTCCAATCAAATCAGCATTGTTGGATTCATATAATTCGTCAAGCTTATTCAAAATTGGCTGCAAGAACAACATGATAGTATCGTATAACTTTGgatcattttctttgaagtttcGTAAGATGTAGCCAATACCTTCGATCAATTCTATGTTGGATTCGAAATCGATCTTgccattgatttcattgtAAACAAGGTACAACTGCTCCAAGTAATTGATAAGTAATTTTGAACAGTCTTGACAGAAGTACATCAAAGCGttggtggaagaaatgAGAATAGATTTGTAGTCCTTAGGATTAAGTGACGATGCATTTTGTTTGTCGAATCCTTTGATAATGTAATTCAACTGGATTTCTAAAAATTCTGGGTTTGCGCTGGTCCATTCAGTGTATCTTCCTAACACCAATGTAGCACTATATCTGATCTTTGGATGCTCTGGtaagttgatcaaataaTTCATTATTTGGGGGAGAAGAATATTTTCGGTCTTGGGGATCTCTTTAGCCATAGATCTCATAGAGAACAAAGCACTTTCCAAATTCTGCCATTTCAAGTTAGACGAGTTGGAGAACGCTTTAATTCGTTCGAAAGGTATAGACAA
The window above is part of the Yamadazyma tenuis chromosome 4, complete sequence genome. Proteins encoded here:
- the CCC2 gene encoding Cu(2+)-transporting P-type ATPase (BUSCO:EOG092609YT; COG:P; EggNog:ENOG503NYTM) — encoded protein: MTDESMSKLVVQISGMTCGACSASITSAVSQLDGVSEVSVSLITEEGLVKFDHNKITSKQIIDTIEDCGFDANSVSESLLGSSDLQDSLITSVSIQGMTCGACSASITTSLENINGVSEVSVNLITEDGKITHDVSVTPEMIVGAIEDCGFDASITGSEQANVSHNTLTQSTIAITGMTCGSCSASITKALELLPGVSAVTVSLLTEEAVIKYTESQISVQELLETIENCGFDARLESSKSLGIVENDEEVIALQIYGLGEGVDVHDFQYNIEALFKSFGSGIVSFQLNVDSNVYDVMNTHGNDVTESLVNPRSRDSDVVEDGDHLINELTIVYNSSIIGVRDLIEKLDTIDPNISFLILNSVDQSSNMQLKLLSKTKEISYWRSNFFWCLVVGAPVLVLSKTQNTHFWKTKVIFAGLFWTTFIQGVLASYVQFKLGITFLKKFVQFVRNRGSGATMDILVCISTMISYLFSVLSTVVCVWNGTTSKPPLVLFDTSTMIILYISIGKWLENRAKGATSTALSKLISLTPGNCVIVSDIPKYESYLQSLRQEKAGETKLEEGENFPTKTIEIDLVQKNDIAIVLPGAKVPADGEIIFGDSEIDESLLTGESLPVYKKVGDKVIGGSVNGPGLLHVQVTKIGKNSQLQKIIKLVKESQMSKAPVQRYSDYIASRFVPCILILAFLTFAFWVGFCFMKSSPLPKVFQMEENGKFFVCLKLAISVIVVACPCALGLASPTAIMVGTGLAAKNGVLIKGGDILEKASDLHIILFDKTGTLTTGQMSLSSYKILNQKISDFDWWQLIGGLESSSEHPIAKALMKISRKQLGMFAEDNFAPMLKNFESLTGLGVKGELIYNKETFNLILGNKRLLELSSIQMDEIESTNTLLYVIINNECHGYIELSDEIKPSAKSVVSYLKHKKYIVGMVTGDNYKVAEKVGKELGIIKSNIFSEVSPLHKDKIVTDLRNKFGGPSNVKISFVGDGINDAPALSQADIGIAISNGTEIAIESADMVIMNESNDILGIPIALDISQKTFRKIKMNFVWAMIYNIFMVPFAMGCFLPLGIVLPPMAAGLAMAFSSISVVLSSLMLNRWKFDFKPDYDYKVDYENFMEFDLKGFDVDDFNRFTK
- a CDS encoding uncharacterized protein (EggNog:ENOG503PZCK); the protein is MDTIDKLETISGLRKRKFRSKIPKFKFLSKLFNKKKAIIKELESILKSIKKIKKLKAETPEISTRGLSEKKDEIIESLLVKVFVALKDSELITPMLEFSLTDEQVRGGLVKTTVDLLKANVIPWEEIFTALKESGLAVEVVRFLLTDPETIEGEIDLILELIPRLIEEKVINLEDLLKILPHTYTTTTKTGTTTTETISFPSGGDSVLVELPITTLLTFFATNQTLVVPTPTPTVNGFL
- a CDS encoding uncharacterized protein (EggNog:ENOG503PI7B), translated to MQFSTVALLFSAVVSAATVTETDLESTLVTITSCGTEVTDCPAATSSAANTTVANVSTWEGAANKQYAVGAAALAAGALLAL
- the MTR10 gene encoding Nuclear import receptor (COG:U; EggNog:ENOG503NUD3; BUSCO:EOG09260Z5E), translating into MFEISDVVSALGTMYSNADRELKRQAMEFLENFQKSKESWQVCNEYLMGNDDTDIQTKLFLTQTLRNKLTYDLEQVNEENLGQLRDVVLNLLVKYNNNSSYKLIRIQLNICLCQLMLQDLSWTNPLNSLVEFFVNNKLVDNLFEFLKILPEEINDINKTYLTDEEFEQRTNSIMNESNIEQVFLLFDSFVEGHELLILDCLVNWIKESPIESFLKINSLTNLIFNSISNEDYFEKSIDCLVVIIRETRDIDNLDLIRALLMKLIELNKFIKVDEENFEILAKLYVESCESWHVLVAKNPDEFKPLVEILLGFLREDHDLNIIHYSFYFWYLLKQLLTIPTFKNCRIIFVPIYEELIRIILVKLTYPDDDNFGGDKEQEDKFKEFRYEMGDVLKDATVIVGSHKALSIPFERIKAFSNSSNLKWQNLESALFSMRSMAKEIPKTENILLPQIMNYLINLPEHPKIRYSATLVLGRYTEWTSANPEFLEIQLNYIIKGFDKQNASSLNPKDYKSILISSTNALMYFCQDCSKLLINYLEQLYLVYNEINGKIDFESNIELIEGIGYILRNFKENDPKLYDTIMLFLQPILNKLDELYESNNADLIGQKFELLAALFKILKVKDYEIYENKTVGAFVGVVLPIVNKYLFKYLNNLTINEKIMKLIKVSVESFNIYLLDNLKDIITLLIEGFKVNNFGCYLYVSGTILKVFGDEEAFEPDLINTVCKFGVEQANYFFTSLSSAKNISGIPDVIEDFFRMLDDFLMYYPNQFFDLHDSAVLNPSIESSMVLIDSLENFESVISIVHYLIDLISFGSSNLPISFVDIRDEALIKFKVSSVLESKGEQILYKLIHSLIFRFNNTNNDTIIYDMNELILKVIILGPPNLVVNWLMNIFSSLPNNDVKQLNKFNSIVEVAVENKDQKRIRNSLKDYIDWYTRKNVKRTII